In Leptospira ellinghausenii, the following proteins share a genomic window:
- a CDS encoding Hpt domain-containing protein has translation MLIDWSRIESLVDMNDPEDQAWLKEMITSLLENMATRVANLDRLMLSKDPKELQSELHQIKGVAANFGLAGLSEVVVKAEALVKSGDVDSSITEGKKIPGIWESTKQELEKKFSS, from the coding sequence TTGTTAATAGACTGGTCGCGAATCGAATCTCTTGTGGATATGAATGATCCTGAAGACCAAGCATGGCTTAAGGAAATGATTACTTCGTTGTTGGAAAATATGGCGACTCGGGTTGCAAATTTGGACCGTTTGATGTTATCCAAGGATCCAAAAGAACTACAATCCGAACTCCACCAAATCAAAGGAGTTGCTGCCAATTTTGGATTGGCAGGTCTTTCGGAAGTGGTGGTCAAAGCAGAGGCTCTTGTGAAGTCGGGAGACGTAGACTCATCCATAACCGAAGGAAAAAAAATTCCAGGGATTTGGGAATCCACGAAACAAGAGTTAGAAAAAAAGTTTTCTTCTTAA